In one window of Hemicordylus capensis ecotype Gifberg chromosome 10, rHemCap1.1.pri, whole genome shotgun sequence DNA:
- the LOC128334698 gene encoding protein FAM169B-like isoform X6, with protein sequence MRFLPLYREESKHRLLVLIDPQDKNTVLAIYLYGSWWCIEDAVKTVDPSREGLMQVQAFAERIVLFVLNYVIFGMLERGLSQDVLFVPHSEKEYAKIFWKDGEAAAFYTIKAKGSLCDGHSSQSYMLPVLDTVFVRRKFRRRGLGMEMLHDFCQMFVAEDAVGISCPVSVDMYQVCQRFLETHPEEQPRLWEVEAPGDWGQRVNVWLKIQLEQSLLKKADTSCQMERFQEDEPEQSDEGRMNKRAGLVPDIRESPDEAKEPKDDQGQAFNLRPCSKELANQQNTQVHPCPGSKKRTSRGEPAEDAVPKQFRAMP encoded by the exons ATGCGCTTCCTTCCTCTTTACAGAGAAGAGAGTAAACATAGGCTTCTGGTTTTAATTGACCCACAGGATAAGAATACAG TGCTAGCAATTTATTTGTACGGTTCCTGGTGGTGTAttgaagatgcagtgaagacggTGGATCCTTCCCGAGAGGGACTGATGCAG GTCCAGGCATTTGCTGAAAGAATCGTCCTCTTTGTGCTTAACTACGTTATCTTTGGAATGCTAGAAAGAGGCTTGAGCCAAGATGTGCTTTTTGTGCCTCATTCTGAGAAAGAATATGCCAAAATATTCTGGAAGGATGgagaggcagctgccttctacacCATCAAAGCGAAAG GAAGCTTGTGTGATGGACACAGCAGCCAAAGCTACATGCTTCCAGTTTTGGACACGGTGTTTGTCCGGAGGAAGTTCAGAAGACGTGGACTTGGGATGGAAATGCTCCATGACTTCTGTCAGATGTTTGTAGCTGAGGATGCCGTAGGAATCAGCTGTCCTGTTTCTGTTGACATGTACCAAG TTTGTCAAAGGTTCTTGGAGACCCATCCGGAGGAGCAGCCTCGACTGTGGGAAGTGGAGGCACCAGGGGATTGGGGTCAGCGCGTGAATGTCTGGCTCAAGATCCAGCTGGAGCAAAGCCTTCTGAAAA AGGCGGATACGAGCTGCCAGATGGAGCGGTTTCAGGAAGATGAACCTGAGCAATCAGATGAAGGCAGGATGAATAAG agagctggccttgtcCCTGATATTCGGGAATCACCGGATGAGGCAAAGGAACCGAAGGACGATCAAGGGCAAGCGTTCAACTTACGGCCCTGTAGCAAAGAACTTGCTAATCAGCAGAACACTCAAGTGCATCCGTGTCCCGGATCAAAGAAAAGAACAAGCAGAGGAGAACCAGCTGAAGACGCAGTTCCTAAGCAGTTTAGAGCAATGCCCTAA
- the LOC128334698 gene encoding protein FAM169B-like isoform X5 has protein sequence MGLIVKLEALLMRFLPLYREESKHRLLVLIDPQDKNTVLAIYLYGSWWCIEDAVKTVDPSREGLMQVQAFAERIVLFVLNYVIFGMLERGLSQDVLFVPHSEKEYAKIFWKDGEAAAFYTIKAKGSLCDGHSSQSYMLPVLDTVFVRRKFRRRGLGMEMLHDFCQMFVAEDAVGISCPVSVDMYQVCQRFLETHPEEQPRLWEVEAPGDWGQRVNVWLKIQLEQSLLKKADTSCQMERFQEDEPEQSDEGRMNKRAGLVPDIRESPDEAKEPKDDQGQAFNLRPCSKELANQQNTQVHPCPGSKKRTSRGEPAEDAVPKQFRAMP, from the exons ATGGGCCTAATT GTTAAACTTGAGGCTCTCTTGATGCGCTTCCTTCCTCTTTACAGAGAAGAGAGTAAACATAGGCTTCTGGTTTTAATTGACCCACAGGATAAGAATACAG TGCTAGCAATTTATTTGTACGGTTCCTGGTGGTGTAttgaagatgcagtgaagacggTGGATCCTTCCCGAGAGGGACTGATGCAG GTCCAGGCATTTGCTGAAAGAATCGTCCTCTTTGTGCTTAACTACGTTATCTTTGGAATGCTAGAAAGAGGCTTGAGCCAAGATGTGCTTTTTGTGCCTCATTCTGAGAAAGAATATGCCAAAATATTCTGGAAGGATGgagaggcagctgccttctacacCATCAAAGCGAAAG GAAGCTTGTGTGATGGACACAGCAGCCAAAGCTACATGCTTCCAGTTTTGGACACGGTGTTTGTCCGGAGGAAGTTCAGAAGACGTGGACTTGGGATGGAAATGCTCCATGACTTCTGTCAGATGTTTGTAGCTGAGGATGCCGTAGGAATCAGCTGTCCTGTTTCTGTTGACATGTACCAAG TTTGTCAAAGGTTCTTGGAGACCCATCCGGAGGAGCAGCCTCGACTGTGGGAAGTGGAGGCACCAGGGGATTGGGGTCAGCGCGTGAATGTCTGGCTCAAGATCCAGCTGGAGCAAAGCCTTCTGAAAA AGGCGGATACGAGCTGCCAGATGGAGCGGTTTCAGGAAGATGAACCTGAGCAATCAGATGAAGGCAGGATGAATAAG agagctggccttgtcCCTGATATTCGGGAATCACCGGATGAGGCAAAGGAACCGAAGGACGATCAAGGGCAAGCGTTCAACTTACGGCCCTGTAGCAAAGAACTTGCTAATCAGCAGAACACTCAAGTGCATCCGTGTCCCGGATCAAAGAAAAGAACAAGCAGAGGAGAACCAGCTGAAGACGCAGTTCCTAAGCAGTTTAGAGCAATGCCCTAA